In the Ipomoea triloba cultivar NCNSP0323 chromosome 6, ASM357664v1 genome, one interval contains:
- the LOC116022579 gene encoding protein LAZ1 homolog 1, whose product MGWKGVFFILFSLTSLVQSSSGRVGNFWILNASSGSASLYSWAICSAGIFVLVALVLSMYLIFEHLSSYNQPEEQKFLIGLILMVPVYALESFLSLLDSKAAFNYEVIRDCYEAFALYCFERYLIACLGGEKNTIEFMESHSMVTSSAPLLDEVYAYGVVEHPFPLNCFISGWSLGPEFYQAVKVGIVQYMLLKMICALLAMIFQFFGIYGEGKFEWKYAYPYLAVVLNFSQTWALYCLVQFYSVTKNKLEPIKPLAKFLVFKSIVFLTWWQGVAVAFLFSFGAFKGRLAQVLKTRIQDYIICIEMGIAAVVHLYVFPAAPYKRGERCVRNVSVMTDYASLDSPPDPEEVKDCERTTRLRVARHDEREKRPKFHQSVRDVVVGSGEIIVDDMKFTVSHVVEPVERGIAKINRTFHEISENVKRHEEERKKNSKDDSCLVPLNSWTKEFLDGGDDSLQGSISDGGSPQVKTLKRTSSSSSRFRYR is encoded by the exons ATGGGATGGAAGGGGGTATTCTTTATATTATTCTCTTTAACAAGTTTGGTCCAGTCGTCATCAGGAAGAGTGGGAAACTTTTGGATCCTGAATGCAAGTTCTGGATCAGCATCACTCTATAGCTGGGCAATCTGCAGTGCAGGCATATTTGTGTTGGTGGCTCTTGTCTTGTCCATGTATCTTATCTTTGAACATTTATCATCATACAATCAGCCTGAG GAGCAGAAGTTTTTGATTGGATTGATTTTGATGGTTCCTGTTTATGCATTAGAATCG TTCTTATCGCTCTTGGATTCAAAAGCTGCCTTTAACTATGAGGTCATACGGGATTGTTATGAAGCTTTTGCGTTATACTGCTTTGAGAGGTATCTCATAGCCTGTTTAG GTGGAGAGAAAAATACCATTGAATTTATGGAAAGTCACAGTATGGTCACTTCAAGTGCACCTCTTTTGGATGAAGTTTATGCCTACGGAGTTGTTGAGCATCCTTTTCCACTTAATTGCTTTATCAGCGGGTGGTCTCTTGGTCCTGAGTTTTATCAAGCTGTTAAAGTTGGCATTGTTCAATAT ATGTTACTGAAAATGATATGCGCTTTACTTGCGATGATTTTCCAATTTTTTGGTATTTATGGGGAGGGAAAGTTTGAATGGAAATATGC CTATCCATACTTAGCTGTGGTTCTTAATTTCAGCCAGACCTGGGCCTTGTATTGCCTTGTGCAATTTTACTCTGTCACGAAGAATAAATTGGAACCTATTAAGCCCTTGGCCAAGTTTCTGGTTTTTAAGTCGATTGTGTTCTTAACATGGTGGCAAGGTGTAGCTGTTGCATTTCTTTTCTCATTTGGAGCTTTTAAAGGGCGGTTGGCACAGGTTCTGAAGACACGTATTCAAGACTATATCATCTGTATTGAG ATGGGCATTGCTGCTGTGGTGCATCTCTACGTTTTCCCTGCAGCACCATACAAGCGTGGGGAAAGATGTGTCCGTAATGTTTCTGTGATGACAGATTATGCATCTCTGGATAGTCCACCAGACCCTGAAGAAGTTAAAGATTGTGAAAGAACTACCAGACTACGGGTTGCTCGGCATGATGAGAGAGAGAAGCGTCCAAAATTTCACCAGAGCGTTCGGGACGTGGTTGTTGGAAGTGGTGAAATT ATCGTTGATGACATGAAGTTCACTGTTTCACATGTTGTGGAACCGGTTGAAAGGGGTATTGCAAAGATAAACAGAACTTTCCATGAGATATCTGAAAACGTTAAGCGGCATGAAGAAGAGAGGAAGAAGAACTCCAAGGATGACAGCTGTCTTGTTCCCTTGAACTCGTGGACAAAGGAATTCTTGGATGGAGGTGACGACTCCTTGCAAGGAAGTATCAGTGATGGCGGGTCGCCCCAAGTAAAGACATTGAAAAGGACGTCGTCATCCTCATCCCGATTCAGGTACAGATAG
- the LOC116022587 gene encoding uncharacterized protein At2g24330-like yields the protein MEEELKKDAGDTNSKVPAKSTDTEVKANKKKKKGLLSRIWNAIFRSGRDDFEKRLQHISKEEAAVIERITRRSQSWRRMSRHLIILSVLFEVIAVGYAIVTTRSLHLNLKMRALHVLPMFLLPGLSFITYSALGSFTRICDNKDQKNLEKLRAERKAKIDELKEKTNYYITQQLIQRYDTDPAAKAAAATVLASKLGADTGLKVYVGDETKQNAPVGKSSDVEVVQSTGLRNRKQVPSRSVSSGSTVVDNPEEKMLQQTPLEGSDMSQHHPLVVEHHNPTGPNSQNGGWVSRIAALLVGEDPTQSYALVCGNCRMHNGLARKEDYPYITYYCPHCHALNMHKHSQDHASGPNTSDLTSSLVPDAEVIANASAPVAEEISASTETDIVSSNVPTTS from the exons ATGGAGGAGGAGTTGAAAAAGGATGCTGGGGATACAAATAGCAAAGTGCCTGCTAAATCTACAGACACAGAAGTAAAGGcaaacaagaagaaaaagaaaggactTTTGTCGAGAATATGGAATGCAATATTTAGATCCGGTAGAGATGACTTTGAGAAGAGACTGCAACACATTTCCAAAGAGGAGGCAGCTGTTATTGAGAGAATAACAAGGCGTTCTCAAAGTTGGAGAAGGATGTCAAGACATCTTATCATACTCTCTGTACTCTTTGAG GTTATTGCTGTGGGTTATGCTATCGTGACTACTAGATCACTTCACCTAAACTTGAAAATGAGAGCTCTGCACGTTTTGCCTATGTTTCTATTACCTGGATTATCTTTCATTACTTATTCAGCGCTTGGAAGCTTCACAAGGATTT GTGACAACAAGGACCAGAAAAACTTGGAAAAGCTCCGTGCTGAAAGGAAAGCAAAAATTGATGAACTTAAAGAGAAGACAAATTACTATATAACACAACAGCTCATTCAG AGGTATGACACTGACCCTGCTGCCAAGGCTGCTGCTGCTACAGTTCTCGCTTCCAAGCTCGGTGCAGATACTGGCTTGAAAGTTTATGTGGGTGATGAGACTAAGCAAAATGCCCCTGTTGGGAAGAGCAGTGATGTTGAAGTTGTGCAGTCCACTGGACTTCGAAACCGAAAACAAGTGCCAAGCAGATCGGTTAGCTCTGGAAGTACTGTAGTGGACAATCCTGAAGAAAAAATGCTTCAACAAACACCGCTCGAGGGTTCTGATATGAGCCAGCATCATCCGCTGGTTGTTGAGCATCATAATCCAACAGGTCCAAATTCACAAAATGGAGGATGGGTTTCACGTATTGCAGCACTGCTTGTGGGAGAGGATCCAACACAATCTTATGCACTTGTTTGTGGCAACTGTCGCATGCACAATG GGCTTGCTAGGAAAGAAGACTACCCCTACATTACTTACTACTGCCCACATTGCCACGCCTTGAATATGCATAAACATTCTCAAGACCATGCATCCGGCCCCAACACCTCGGATTTGACCTCTTCTCTGGTGCCAGATGCTGAGGTGATTGCAAACGCTAGCGCTCCAGTTGCAGAGGAGATTTCTGCTAGTACTGAAACCGACATAGTATCATCTAATGTGCCTACTACTAGCTGA
- the LOC116023574 gene encoding uncharacterized protein LOC116023574, translating to MGISGEDNKLSEMVRDFLESDSSFISAYNYNKNSSDQPRPLEIIHHHHLSLQEILENVTEAETEILGKIMSYWREEAAGMKMEPKELRKWMVSRLRMDGYDASLCKTSSAHSSSDKYKFRGDYEYIDVMMKSSESEREQLRVIVDTDLRSQFEVARPTEAYKELSSFLPCIFVGTEHRLHTIISLLCEAAKQSLKESGLHVPPWRKATYMQSKWLSQNCNKIIPFSPL from the exons ATGGGTATCTCTGGAGAAGATAATAAGCTGTCTGAGATGGTCAGAGATTTCTTGGAGTCAGATTCATCTTTCATTTCTGcttataattataacaaaaacTCCTCTGATCAACCACGCCCACTTGAAATCattcatcatcaccatctcTCTCTCCag GAGATTCTTGAGAATGTTACAGAAGCTGAGACTGAGATTCTTGGAAAGATCATGTCTTACTGGAGAGAGGAAGCTGCAGGGATGAAAATGGAGCCCAAGGAGCTGAGGAAATGGATGGTTTCAAGATTGAGAATGGACGGTTATGATGCTTCACTTTGTAAGACTTCTTCTGCTCACTCATCatcagataaatataaatttagagGCGATTATGAGTACATTGATGTGATGATGAAGAGCAGTGAGAGTGAGAGGGAGCAGTTAAGGGTAATTGTGGACACAGATTTGAGGTCACAGTTTGAAGTGGCGAGGCCTACAGAAGCCTACAAGGAGCTTTCAAGCTTTCTCCCTTGTATTTTTGTAGGAACTGAGCATAGACTCCACACCATAATCTCTCTCCTCTGTGAAGCTGCCAAACAATCCCTAAAAGAGAGTGGGCTTCATGTTCCTCCCTGGAGGAAAGCTACCTACATGCAATCCAAATGGCTCTCTCAAAATTGCAACAAAATAATCCCTTTCTCTCCACTCTGA
- the LOC116023573 gene encoding uncharacterized protein LOC116023573, whose translation MGISGEDELSEMVRDFLESDSTFISAAGNNNYNEHSCDDEPHQVEIVEDHQLSLQEILENATEAETEILVKIMSYWRKEAAGMKMEPKELRKWMVSRLRMDGYDASLCKTFRVKTSTRSSALKFSGDYEYIDVMMKGSESEREQLRVIVDTDLRSQFEVARPTEAYKELSSFLPCFLSTGVEIKFSRCQTVSYCLGGYLVVTEAAEKHGSDF comes from the exons ATGGGTATCTCTGGAGAAGATGAGCTTTCTGAGATGGTCAGAGATTTCTTGGAGTCAGATTCAACTTTCATTTCTGCAGCTgggaataataattataacgaACACTCCTGTGATGACGAACCACACCAAGTTGAAATCGTTGAAGATCACCAACTCTCTCTCCAG GAGATTCTTGAGAATGCTACAGAAGCAGAAACTGAGATTCTTGTAAAGATCATGTCTTACTGGAGAAAAGAAGCTGCAGGGATGAAAATGGAGCCCAAAGAGCTTAGGAAATGGATGGTTTCAAGATTGAGAATGGATGGCTATGATGCTTCACTTTGCAAGACTTTTCGCGTCAAAACTTCCACTCGCTCATCAG CATTAAAATTTAGTGGCGATTATGAGTACATTGATGTGATGATGAAGGGCAGTGAGAGTGAGAGGGAGCAGTTAAGGGTAATTGTGGACACAGATTTGAGGTCACAGTTTGAGGTGGCGAGGCCTACAGAAGCCTACAAGGAGCTTTCAAGCTTTCTCCCTT GCTTTTT GAGTACTGGTGTTGAGATAAAATTTAGCAGGTGTCAGACTGTCAGTTATTGTCTTGGAGGATACTTGGTTGTTACAGAAGCTGCTGAAAAACATGGGTCAGATTTTTAA